The Melospiza melodia melodia isolate bMelMel2 chromosome 7, bMelMel2.pri, whole genome shotgun sequence genome has a segment encoding these proteins:
- the LOC134420516 gene encoding olfactory receptor 14J1-like has protein sequence MCYDRYVSICKPLHYGTLLGSRACAHMAAAAWASAFLNALLHTANTFSLPLCHGNVLGQFFCEIPQILKLSCSKSYLREFGLLAVSACLSFGCFVFIVFSYMQIFRAVLRIPSEQGRHKAFSTCLPHLAVVSLFYSTGTFAYLKPPSISSPSLDLALSVLYSVVPPALNPLIY, from the coding sequence atgtgctacgaccgctacgtgtccatctgcaaacccctgcactacgggaccctcctgggcagcagagcttgtgcccacatggcagcagctgcctgggccagtgcctttctcaatgctttgctgcacacagccaatacattttccctgcccctgtgccatggcaatgtcctgggccagttcttctgtgaaatccctcagatcctcaaactctcctgctccaaatcctaccttagggaatttgggctgcttgctgttagtgcctgtttatcatttggttgttttgtgttcattgttttctcctatatgcagatcttcagggctgtgctgaggatcccctctgagcagggacggcacaaagccttttccacctgcctccctcacctggccgtggtctctcttttctatagcactggcacgtttgcctacctgaagcccccctccatctcctccccatccctggatctggccctgtcagttctgtactcagtggtgcctccagccctgaaccccctcatctac